The bacterium genome contains a region encoding:
- a CDS encoding UbiD family decarboxylase — protein sequence MSDQSLRGFLEMVERDFPEEIVRIKEPVALTDITPTVFEFEQAGRFPVIVFECVEGHEIPVVTNIAANRRLLAACLGVETADLPTAYREKCQNYLPVEVVDSAPWEEVVIEGDDIDLNRLPIPLHFPVDAGPYITAGQIVARDPETGVDTTGFHRLLLKGKNRLGVSLHSRRRMYEFHRRAEAQGKPLPAAIAIGIHPVHYMGSMAYHYPPGVRKYEIIGALFGEPYRVARCGTEGLEVPAGAEIVIEGEILNDVHEPEGPFGEFTGYASYRSTQNVFVAKRVQMRKAPMYHSVASGTAADHILISSVSREAEILNTLRRNLPNIKAVHVPLSGVGALMAIVSMKKTSEGEPQQAIMAALGTEFYCKCVVVVDEDVDVFNGADVTWAILTRTRADKDLVFIPGAKGAILDPTSDPEVHTLTKIGIDATKPSGRDFAERLYITDEQRERVRGILASAGIRL from the coding sequence ATGAGCGATCAGAGCCTTCGCGGCTTTCTGGAGATGGTGGAGCGCGATTTCCCGGAGGAGATCGTGCGCATCAAGGAGCCGGTCGCCCTGACCGACATTACTCCCACGGTATTTGAGTTTGAGCAGGCCGGAAGATTCCCCGTCATCGTTTTCGAGTGCGTCGAGGGGCATGAGATTCCTGTCGTGACGAACATCGCGGCGAACCGCCGTCTGCTCGCGGCCTGTTTGGGTGTCGAAACAGCGGACCTCCCCACCGCCTACCGCGAGAAATGCCAGAACTACCTGCCGGTGGAAGTCGTGGATTCCGCCCCCTGGGAAGAAGTAGTCATCGAGGGGGATGACATCGATCTAAACCGTCTCCCCATCCCGCTTCATTTCCCGGTGGACGCGGGACCTTACATCACGGCCGGGCAAATCGTCGCCCGCGATCCCGAAACGGGCGTGGACACGACCGGCTTTCACCGCCTCTTGCTGAAGGGGAAAAACCGCCTCGGCGTCTCCCTCCACTCCCGGCGACGGATGTACGAGTTTCACCGCCGGGCGGAAGCGCAGGGAAAGCCGCTTCCTGCGGCGATTGCGATCGGCATCCACCCGGTTCATTACATGGGCTCCATGGCCTATCACTACCCGCCGGGGGTCCGGAAATACGAGATCATCGGCGCGCTTTTCGGCGAGCCCTACCGCGTGGCGCGCTGCGGCACGGAAGGGCTGGAAGTGCCTGCGGGGGCGGAGATCGTCATCGAGGGCGAAATTCTCAACGATGTCCACGAGCCGGAGGGGCCCTTCGGCGAGTTTACGGGCTATGCCTCCTACCGGAGCACGCAGAACGTTTTTGTCGCCAAGCGCGTTCAGATGCGCAAAGCCCCCATGTACCACAGCGTCGCCTCCGGCACCGCGGCGGATCACATCCTCATCTCCAGCGTGAGCCGCGAGGCGGAGATCCTGAACACCCTCCGCCGGAATTTGCCCAACATCAAGGCGGTTCACGTGCCGCTCTCGGGCGTGGGCGCGCTCATGGCCATCGTTTCCATGAAAAAAACATCGGAGGGTGAACCGCAGCAGGCCATCATGGCGGCGCTGGGCACGGAGTTTTACTGCAAATGCGTGGTGGTGGTGGACGAGGACGTGGACGTCTTCAACGGAGCCGATGTGACCTGGGCGATTTTGACGCGCACGCGCGCCGACAAGGATTTGGTATTCATCCCCGGGGCGAAGGGGGCGATTCTCGATCCGACGTCGGACCCTGAGGTGCATACCCTCACCAAGATTGGGATTGACGCCACGAAGCCCTCCGGGCGCGATTTTGCCGAAAGGCTCTACATCACGGACGAGCAGAGGGAGCGCGTCCGGGGCATCCTGGCAAGCGCCGGAATCAGGCTCTGA
- a CDS encoding cyclase family protein, translating into MPYRFVDLSLVMDPKDTYVQFPRDEIYGKPAPGTTITPIATLDVDHICNFGFTTTTQSYTHYDAPFHFYHDGLKNDKLPLEHICGEACVLKIPGKEKSESVTAADLEATGVEVRPGDIAIVSTGWTDRMWGSRDFWEHMIYLSTDAADWLIGKGIKALVQDFMTCDSPLYPPEERKWPAPNWSPNHIKFLSRGICLIEWCTNIGAIQKERVLLITGALKLKDTEGAPARVIAVETWDEEPPRDGLPPVPPLKKTYTDRGAWEKKS; encoded by the coding sequence ATGCCCTATCGGTTCGTAGACTTGAGTCTGGTCATGGACCCGAAAGATACGTATGTGCAATTCCCGAGAGACGAGATTTACGGCAAGCCCGCTCCGGGCACGACGATCACACCGATAGCCACTCTGGATGTGGATCACATCTGCAATTTTGGTTTTACCACCACCACCCAAAGCTATACCCATTACGATGCGCCTTTCCATTTTTATCACGACGGTCTGAAGAACGATAAACTTCCCCTCGAGCATATTTGCGGGGAAGCTTGCGTGCTCAAGATTCCGGGAAAGGAAAAATCCGAGTCCGTCACGGCGGCGGATCTCGAGGCCACCGGCGTCGAAGTCCGGCCAGGCGATATCGCCATCGTAAGCACCGGGTGGACCGACCGCATGTGGGGCTCCCGGGATTTCTGGGAGCACATGATCTATCTCTCCACCGACGCCGCGGACTGGCTCATCGGCAAGGGAATCAAGGCGCTCGTTCAGGATTTCATGACCTGCGACTCGCCCCTTTACCCTCCCGAGGAGCGGAAGTGGCCGGCGCCGAACTGGAGCCCGAATCACATCAAGTTTCTCAGCCGCGGCATCTGCCTGATCGAGTGGTGCACGAACATCGGCGCGATCCAGAAAGAGCGGGTTCTGCTGATTACCGGCGCGTTGAAGCTCAAGGACACCGAGGGCGCTCCCGCCCGGGTGATTGCCGTCGAAACCTGGGATGAGGAGCCCCCGCGGGACGGCCTGCCGCCGGTTCCGCCGCTGAAAAAAACCTACACGGATCGCGGCGCCTGGGAGAAGAAATCCTGA
- a CDS encoding TAXI family TRAP transporter solute-binding subunit has product MKIHRQKFMIVLAVFAMTLMLSAPAGAAKRLLMGSWKQGSGWHVYSATMANIVNNANLGFQVDALAKGGGVGNPVNVGTGKYDLALTFSLAANWGYQGKVAYKKAYNNLRGLIGGLDQYYLGIVTTNPKVMSISDLKKVPVNYVTVPRGGLGQWATQAMLGAHGITYDSIKKMGGSATHTGFDVIKSRMKDGQADMLSHTVNAGHPSLTAIAIQKKLRFLEVEDEFRDKLLSIGFLKATLPANTFPGQATPRKTFGFTTSLIASTKMDNGTAYKIVKTLLDNVKDLRAGHKGLRSFDPAKTAWQEAQNGAPLHPGAARYYKEKGWMN; this is encoded by the coding sequence ATGAAGATTCATCGTCAGAAATTCATGATCGTTTTGGCCGTTTTCGCGATGACCCTCATGTTGTCCGCCCCGGCGGGGGCCGCCAAGCGGCTGCTGATGGGGAGTTGGAAGCAGGGAAGCGGCTGGCACGTATACTCGGCCACCATGGCGAACATCGTGAACAACGCCAATCTCGGGTTTCAAGTTGACGCTCTGGCCAAGGGCGGCGGTGTGGGCAATCCCGTGAATGTCGGAACGGGAAAGTACGATCTGGCCCTCACCTTCAGCCTGGCGGCCAACTGGGGATACCAGGGGAAGGTCGCCTACAAAAAGGCCTACAATAATCTTCGGGGTCTGATCGGAGGGCTGGATCAGTACTATCTCGGCATCGTCACCACCAACCCCAAAGTGATGAGCATCAGCGATCTCAAGAAGGTTCCGGTGAACTATGTCACCGTTCCCCGCGGCGGCCTGGGGCAGTGGGCGACTCAAGCCATGCTGGGCGCACACGGCATCACCTACGATTCAATTAAAAAAATGGGCGGTTCGGCGACCCATACCGGTTTTGATGTGATTAAAAGCCGGATGAAGGACGGCCAGGCGGACATGCTGAGCCACACCGTGAACGCGGGACATCCGTCACTCACTGCCATCGCGATCCAGAAGAAGCTCCGCTTCCTGGAAGTGGAAGATGAATTCCGCGACAAACTGCTCAGTATCGGTTTCCTCAAGGCCACGCTGCCGGCGAACACCTTCCCGGGGCAGGCCACGCCGCGGAAAACTTTCGGCTTCACGACCTCGCTCATCGCCTCAACGAAAATGGACAACGGCACGGCTTATAAAATCGTGAAAACGCTTCTCGATAACGTCAAGGATCTCCGAGCGGGCCACAAGGGTCTCCGGAGTTTCGATCCGGCGAAGACCGCTTGGCAGGAGGCGCAGAACGGCGCGCCGCTCCATCCGGGGGCTGCCCGTTATTACAAAGAAAAGGGTTGGATGAATTAA
- a CDS encoding TRAP transporter fused permease subunit, producing MASSDAPWKKFLHLPPLLALAWACLQLYWAFFGMLHVLIVRPLHLSFALAIVFLIKPARKEGTIRFYDYALAVVALTFAVLYSWEWNFLNERIRDVEPVPFRYLIVGPVYILLILEASRRFLGWGITSVAVIALIYNFFGHLIPGALGHRFIELPTFVEFQALSVEGFFGVPLGVSAEVVFYFVLFSAALEVSGGGRLFIDLAVRLTGSYRGGPAKAAIVSSSLMGTISGSATANVVGTGIFTIPLMKRLGFAPHYAGAVEAVASTGGQLMPPIMGAGAFILADMTGIPYLRVAGAAAIPAVIYYISLFFMVDLEAKKLGLEGLPKNELPELRGILLERGLLLLPVLLIIGYMIAGFTLMWSATAAAVGVIVLSWLRKSTRMGLFKILEALESAGRMTVAVAIPCAVAGVIVGIIGDTGLGLKFTGLIVNLSAGNLLLALSMVMVACIIMGMGMPTAAAYIMAGTLMGPALAKLGLPILASHMFIYYFAILSMLTPPVALSSYVAAGVAKSGLSETGWKAFQLSFAAFLVPYAFVYNPAMLFSGTLEETIWISLSTAIGVFALAASFTGHLTMPLRRWERVLFFACAIALIVPEKITDFIGVVALLGVCFQHRLRAKRLATP from the coding sequence GTGGCCTCGAGCGACGCTCCCTGGAAGAAATTTCTTCATCTCCCCCCCCTCCTGGCGCTTGCTTGGGCATGCCTGCAGCTCTACTGGGCTTTTTTCGGGATGCTCCACGTTCTCATCGTGCGCCCCCTTCATCTGAGCTTCGCTTTGGCCATAGTTTTTTTGATAAAGCCGGCGCGGAAAGAGGGAACAATCCGTTTTTATGATTACGCCCTCGCGGTTGTGGCGCTGACTTTCGCCGTTCTCTACTCTTGGGAATGGAATTTTCTCAACGAGCGCATCCGCGATGTTGAACCCGTTCCCTTCCGCTACCTCATCGTAGGACCCGTTTACATCCTTCTGATCCTTGAGGCATCGCGGCGGTTTCTGGGATGGGGCATCACGTCGGTGGCGGTCATCGCGCTCATCTATAATTTTTTCGGTCATTTGATTCCGGGCGCCCTGGGCCACCGGTTTATCGAGCTTCCCACTTTTGTGGAATTTCAGGCGCTCAGCGTGGAAGGATTCTTCGGGGTTCCGCTTGGTGTGAGTGCGGAAGTTGTTTTCTATTTCGTTCTGTTTTCAGCGGCGCTTGAGGTGTCAGGCGGCGGCCGGCTTTTTATCGATCTGGCCGTTCGCTTGACGGGAAGCTACCGGGGAGGGCCTGCAAAGGCGGCGATCGTCAGTAGCAGTCTGATGGGAACCATCAGCGGAAGCGCGACGGCGAATGTAGTTGGCACCGGGATTTTTACGATTCCTTTGATGAAGCGGCTTGGCTTTGCGCCGCACTACGCGGGTGCGGTTGAGGCGGTGGCCTCCACGGGCGGCCAGCTCATGCCGCCGATCATGGGAGCGGGCGCGTTCATTCTCGCGGACATGACGGGGATTCCTTATTTGCGGGTGGCTGGGGCTGCCGCGATTCCAGCGGTGATTTACTACATATCACTGTTTTTCATGGTGGATCTGGAGGCCAAAAAGCTCGGATTAGAGGGTTTGCCAAAAAACGAACTTCCCGAGCTCCGCGGCATCTTGCTGGAACGGGGGCTTTTACTCCTCCCCGTGCTCCTGATCATTGGCTACATGATCGCGGGCTTCACTTTGATGTGGTCGGCGACCGCCGCCGCGGTCGGCGTGATTGTCCTCAGTTGGTTGCGCAAGTCCACCCGCATGGGTTTGTTCAAAATTCTCGAGGCGCTCGAAAGCGCAGGCCGGATGACGGTCGCCGTGGCGATTCCCTGCGCGGTGGCGGGCGTCATTGTCGGCATCATCGGAGACACAGGGCTCGGGCTGAAATTTACCGGACTCATTGTAAATCTCTCCGCGGGAAATCTTCTTTTGGCCCTCTCCATGGTTATGGTGGCCTGCATCATCATGGGCATGGGGATGCCGACCGCCGCCGCCTATATCATGGCGGGAACTCTCATGGGACCTGCCCTGGCGAAGCTGGGGCTTCCCATTCTGGCGAGCCATATGTTCATCTACTACTTCGCGATTCTCTCGATGCTGACCCCTCCCGTTGCGCTCTCTTCCTATGTGGCGGCAGGGGTGGCCAAGTCGGGTCTCTCCGAGACAGGATGGAAGGCGTTTCAGCTATCTTTCGCCGCTTTTCTGGTGCCCTATGCTTTCGTCTACAACCCCGCGATGCTGTTCAGCGGAACCCTGGAGGAGACGATTTGGATTTCCTTGAGCACTGCCATCGGGGTTTTCGCCCTGGCCGCTTCGTTTACAGGCCATTTGACCATGCCGCTCAGGCGATGGGAGCGGGTCCTCTTTTTTGCCTGCGCGATCGCCCTGATTGTTCCTGAAAAAATTACTGATTTTATTGGTGTTGTGGCCCTTTTGGGGGTCTGTTTTCAGCACAGATTGCGGGCCAAAAGGCTCGCTACCCCGTAG